In Juglans regia cultivar Chandler chromosome 5, Walnut 2.0, whole genome shotgun sequence, the following are encoded in one genomic region:
- the LOC109002178 gene encoding subtilisin-like protease SBT3.18 isoform X6 has translation MEGVISVFRSKTLQLHTTRSWDFVGLTLDNNKVTPLQLAFGDDIVVGMFDTGIWPESESFWEEPRMKPIPSTWRGECVKGDRFDPKTNCNRKLIGARYYLKGFEEENGPLSMSGNPEYQSPRDFLGHGTHTASTAVGSIVKNASFFGLGLGTARGGAPRARLAVYKICWANEEFNSVCSEIDILAAFDDALHDGVHIISASFGPRPPMLPLFETSAGIGSFHAMQLGITVAFSAGNEGPDPSLVTNVAPWSISVAASSVDRMFRTQILVDNSLSIMGESFLPTEIKGKLTDPSMYFEHGVCNSDNYMNESKSAVGKVVVCFSTDGPTLIDQAVAAVKTANASGLIFVEPMTRQTADVEIVPTVYVNFEQGTQIKNYLFESPSLPRVRIIPTKTIIGKSPAPTVADFSSRGPSSLTPDILKPDVTAPGVSILAAWPHDTSPTLSPSDERRVRWNFQSGTSMSCPHVSGVAALIKSAHPRWSPSAIRSALITTAYTRDTTSDSILAGGSMKVADPFDIGAGHINPLKALDPGLVYEMKTSDYILFLCNIGYTQENIHKMVLPCPGVDTSCPKVPKSNTNINYPSITVSNLKSTMTIKRTVRNVGHKKNTIYFASIVKPDGVEVFIWPRALIFSWFNEENSYYVTLKPLKKSQGRYDFGEIVWLDGFHKVRSPLVVCVNTTDDSSDSIARTSSSI, from the exons ATGGAAGGAGTGATATCAGTGTTCAGGAGCAAGACACTGCAATTACACACGACGAGAAGTTGGGACTTCGTTGGCCTTACCTTGGACAACAATAAAGTGACTCCATTGCAGCTAGCCTTTGGTGATGACATTGTTGTTGGGATGTTTGATACAG GTATATGGCCAGAATCTGAGAGTTTCTGGGAAGAACCCCGTATGAAGCCTATTCCATCAACTTGGAGAGGGGAATGTGTAAAAGGTGACAGGTTTGACCCAAAAACAAACTGCAACCGGAAGCTAATTGGAGCTCGTTACTACCTTAAaggatttgaagaagaaaacgGGCCACTAAGTATGAGTGGAAACCCAGAATATCAATCACCACGAGATTTTCTTGGCCATGGGACACACACAGCTTCAACGGCCGTGGGGTCCATAGTTAAGAATGCAAGTTTCTTCGGCTTGGGGCTGGGCACTGCCCGGGGTGGAGCGCCTAGGGCTCGACTAGCAGTGTACAAAATATGTTGGGCGAACGAAGAATTCAATTCTGTGTGCTCCGAAATAGATATACTGGCGGCTTTCGACGATGCTTTGCATGATGGAGTTCACATAATCTCGGCCTCCTTTGGTCCACGCCCACCCATGCTCCCATTATTTGAAACTAGTGCCGGAATAGGTTCATTTCATGCAATGCAACTGGGTATTACTGTGGCTTTCTCGGCAGGTAATGAGGGGCCTGATCCATCTCTTGTAACAAATGTTGCGCCATGGTCCATTTCTGTGGCTGCTTCATCTGTAGACCGAATGTTTCGGACGCAGATACTCGTGGACAATAGTCTCTCTATCATG gGAGAAAGCTTTCTTCCCACTGAGATTAAGGGAAAACTGACAGATCCAAGCATGTACTTCGAGCATGG AGTTTGCAATAGTGATAATTACATGAATGAATCGAAATCAGCTGTCGGGAAGGTAGTTGTATGTTTCTCCACCGATGGACCAACATTGATTGACCAAGCAGTAGCAGCAGTAAAGACGGCCAATGCATCGGGCTTGATCTTTGTTGAACCCATGACTAGGCAGACAGCTGACGTTGAAATCGTCCCCACAGTGTATGTCAACTTTGAGCAAGGGACACAAATTAAGAACTATCTTTTCGAATCTCCCAG CCTCCCTAGAGTGCGGATAATACCGACTAAAACCATAATTGGAAAGTCACCAGCACCTACAGTGGCAGACTTTTCTTCTAGAGGGCCGAGTTCACTTACACCTGACATTCTCAAG CCGGATGTAACCGCTCCCGGAGTAAGTATACTAGCAGCATGGCCTCATGACACTTCGCCAACCTTGTCACCAAGTGATGAGCGTCGCGTGAGGTGGAATTTTCAGTCGGGAACATCAATGTCATGCCCTCATGTCTCCGGTGTTGCTGCCCTTATCAAATCAGCACATCCAAGATGGTCCCCATCAGCCATTAGATCTGCTCTCATAACGACAG CTTACACTCGGGACACAACCAGCGACAGCATTCTAGCTGGTGGATCAATGAAAGTGGCGGATCCCTTTGACATTGGCGCTGGCCACATTAACCCCTTGAAAGCACTGGATCCGGGGCTAGTTTACGAAATGAAAACCAGCGATTATATTCTCTTCCTCTGCAATATTGGCTACACCCAAGAAAACATACACAAAATGGTTCTTCCGTGTCCTGGGGTTGATACAAGCTGCCCAAAGGTTCCGAAAAGCAACACAAACATAAATTACCCCTCAATCACAGTTTCCAATCTCAAATCAACAATGACAATCAAGAGGACAGTTCGTAATGTGGGCCATAAAAAGAACACCATTTACTTTGCCAGCATTGTTAAGCCTGATGGAGTGGAGGTATTTATATGGCCTAGAGCTTTAATTTTCTCGTGGTTCAACGAAGAAAACTCATACTATGTCACCCTCAAACCACTGAAGAAGTCTCAAGGGAGATATGATTTTGGAGAGATTGTTTGGTTGGATGGCTTCCATAAGGTAAGGAGTCCATTGGTCGTATGTGTGAATACTACTGATGACTCGAGTGATTCCATAGCCCGCACTAGCAGCTCGATTTAG
- the LOC109002178 gene encoding subtilisin-like protease SBT3.18 isoform X5 produces MLYSYKHSFSGFSAKLNSTQATALAKMEGVISVFRSKTLQLHTTRSWDFVGLTLDNNKVTPLQLAFGDDIVVGMFDTGIWPESESFWEEPRMKPIPSTWRGECVKGDRFDPKTNCNRKLIGARYYLKGFEEENGPLSMSGNPEYQSPRDFLGHGTHTASTAVGSIVKNASFFGLGLGTARGGAPRARLAVYKICWANEEFNSVCSEIDILAAFDDALHDGVHIISASFGPRPPMLPLFETSAGIGSFHAMQLGITVAFSAGNEGPDPSLVTNVAPWSISVAASSVDRMFRTQILVDNSLSIMGESFLPTEIKGKLTDPSMYFEHGVCNSDNYMNESKSAVGKVVVCFSTDGPTLIDQAVAAVKTANASGLIFVEPMTRQTADVEIVPTVYVNFEQGTQIKNYLFESPSLPRVRIIPTKTIIGKSPAPTVADFSSRGPSSLTPDILKPDVTAPGVSILAAWPHDTSPTLSPSDERRVRWNFQSGTSMSCPHVSGVAALIKSAHPRWSPSAIRSALITTAYTRDTTSDSILAGGSMKVADPFDIGAGHINPLKALDPGLVYEMKTSDYILFLCNIGYTQENIHKMVLPCPGVDTSCPKVPKSNTNINYPSITVSNLKSTMTIKRTVRNVGHKKNTIYFASIVKPDGVEVFIWPRALIFSWFNEENSYYVTLKPLKKSQGRYDFGEIVWLDGFHKVRSPLVVCVNTTDDSSDSIARTSSSI; encoded by the exons ATGCTCTATAGCTACAAGCATAGTTTCTCGGGGTTTTCAGCAAAGCTCAATTCAACCCAAGCAACTGCTTTAGCCA AGATGGAAGGAGTGATATCAGTGTTCAGGAGCAAGACACTGCAATTACACACGACGAGAAGTTGGGACTTCGTTGGCCTTACCTTGGACAACAATAAAGTGACTCCATTGCAGCTAGCCTTTGGTGATGACATTGTTGTTGGGATGTTTGATACAG GTATATGGCCAGAATCTGAGAGTTTCTGGGAAGAACCCCGTATGAAGCCTATTCCATCAACTTGGAGAGGGGAATGTGTAAAAGGTGACAGGTTTGACCCAAAAACAAACTGCAACCGGAAGCTAATTGGAGCTCGTTACTACCTTAAaggatttgaagaagaaaacgGGCCACTAAGTATGAGTGGAAACCCAGAATATCAATCACCACGAGATTTTCTTGGCCATGGGACACACACAGCTTCAACGGCCGTGGGGTCCATAGTTAAGAATGCAAGTTTCTTCGGCTTGGGGCTGGGCACTGCCCGGGGTGGAGCGCCTAGGGCTCGACTAGCAGTGTACAAAATATGTTGGGCGAACGAAGAATTCAATTCTGTGTGCTCCGAAATAGATATACTGGCGGCTTTCGACGATGCTTTGCATGATGGAGTTCACATAATCTCGGCCTCCTTTGGTCCACGCCCACCCATGCTCCCATTATTTGAAACTAGTGCCGGAATAGGTTCATTTCATGCAATGCAACTGGGTATTACTGTGGCTTTCTCGGCAGGTAATGAGGGGCCTGATCCATCTCTTGTAACAAATGTTGCGCCATGGTCCATTTCTGTGGCTGCTTCATCTGTAGACCGAATGTTTCGGACGCAGATACTCGTGGACAATAGTCTCTCTATCATG gGAGAAAGCTTTCTTCCCACTGAGATTAAGGGAAAACTGACAGATCCAAGCATGTACTTCGAGCATGG AGTTTGCAATAGTGATAATTACATGAATGAATCGAAATCAGCTGTCGGGAAGGTAGTTGTATGTTTCTCCACCGATGGACCAACATTGATTGACCAAGCAGTAGCAGCAGTAAAGACGGCCAATGCATCGGGCTTGATCTTTGTTGAACCCATGACTAGGCAGACAGCTGACGTTGAAATCGTCCCCACAGTGTATGTCAACTTTGAGCAAGGGACACAAATTAAGAACTATCTTTTCGAATCTCCCAG CCTCCCTAGAGTGCGGATAATACCGACTAAAACCATAATTGGAAAGTCACCAGCACCTACAGTGGCAGACTTTTCTTCTAGAGGGCCGAGTTCACTTACACCTGACATTCTCAAG CCGGATGTAACCGCTCCCGGAGTAAGTATACTAGCAGCATGGCCTCATGACACTTCGCCAACCTTGTCACCAAGTGATGAGCGTCGCGTGAGGTGGAATTTTCAGTCGGGAACATCAATGTCATGCCCTCATGTCTCCGGTGTTGCTGCCCTTATCAAATCAGCACATCCAAGATGGTCCCCATCAGCCATTAGATCTGCTCTCATAACGACAG CTTACACTCGGGACACAACCAGCGACAGCATTCTAGCTGGTGGATCAATGAAAGTGGCGGATCCCTTTGACATTGGCGCTGGCCACATTAACCCCTTGAAAGCACTGGATCCGGGGCTAGTTTACGAAATGAAAACCAGCGATTATATTCTCTTCCTCTGCAATATTGGCTACACCCAAGAAAACATACACAAAATGGTTCTTCCGTGTCCTGGGGTTGATACAAGCTGCCCAAAGGTTCCGAAAAGCAACACAAACATAAATTACCCCTCAATCACAGTTTCCAATCTCAAATCAACAATGACAATCAAGAGGACAGTTCGTAATGTGGGCCATAAAAAGAACACCATTTACTTTGCCAGCATTGTTAAGCCTGATGGAGTGGAGGTATTTATATGGCCTAGAGCTTTAATTTTCTCGTGGTTCAACGAAGAAAACTCATACTATGTCACCCTCAAACCACTGAAGAAGTCTCAAGGGAGATATGATTTTGGAGAGATTGTTTGGTTGGATGGCTTCCATAAGGTAAGGAGTCCATTGGTCGTATGTGTGAATACTACTGATGACTCGAGTGATTCCATAGCCCGCACTAGCAGCTCGATTTAG